Proteins from one Escherichia coli genomic window:
- the yghX gene encoding YghX family hydrolase, whose protein sequence is MPRLTAKDFPQELLDYYDYYAHGKISKREFLNLAAKYAVGGMTALALFDLLKPNYALATQVEFTDPEIVAEYITYSSPNGHGEVRGYLVKPAKMSGKTPAVVVVHENRGLNPYIEDVARRVAKAGYIALAPDGLSSVGGYPGNDDKGRELQQQVDPTKLMNDFFAAIEFMQRYPQATGKVGITGFCYGGGVSNAAAVAYPELACAVPFYGRQAPTADVAKIEAPLLLHYAELDTRINEGWTAYEAALKANNKVYEAYIYPGVNHGFHNDSTPRYDKSAADLAWQRTLKWFDKYLS, encoded by the coding sequence ATGCCGCGTCTGACCGCTAAAGATTTCCCACAAGAGTTGCTGGATTACTACGACTATTACGCTCACGGGAAAATTTCGAAACGTGAGTTCCTCAACCTTGCGGCGAAGTATGCGGTGGGCGGGATGACGGCATTAGCGTTGTTTGATTTGCTCAAGCCAAATTATGCGCTGGCGACTCAGGTAGAGTTTACCGACCCGGAAATTGTTGCTGAGTACATCACGTATTCTTCGCCAAATGGTCACGGCGAGGTACGGGGTTATCTGGTGAAGCCCGCAAAGATGAGCGGCAAAACGCCAGCCGTGGTGGTGGTGCATGAGAATCGTGGACTGAATCCGTATATCGAAGATGTGGCACGGCGAGTAGCGAAGGCGGGGTATATCGCCCTGGCACCTGACGGCTTAAGTTCCGTTGGAGGTTATCCGGGTAATGATGATAAAGGTCGTGAGCTGCAACAGCAGGTTGATCCAACCAAACTGATGAATGATTTCTTTGCCGCAATTGAGTTTATGCAACGCTATCCGCAAGCGACAGGCAAAGTGGGTATTACCGGATTTTGCTATGGCGGTGGTGTATCGAACGCGGCGGCTGTCGCGTATCCGGAACTGGCCTGCGCGGTGCCGTTTTATGGTCGTCAGGCACCCACTGCCGATGTGGCGAAGATTGAAGCGCCTTTACTGCTCCACTACGCGGAACTGGATACCCGAATCAACGAGGGCTGGACCGCTTACGAGGCGGCGTTGAAAGCCAATAATAAGGTCTATGAGGCGTATATCTATCCGGGGGTTAATCACGGATTCCATAATGATTCCACGCCCCGTTATGACAAATCTGCCGCCGATCTTGCCTGGCAAAGGACGCTGAAATGGTTCGATAAATATCTCTCCTGA
- the yqhA gene encoding TIGR00645 family protein, with translation MERFLENAMYASRWLLAPVYFGLSLALVALALKFFQEIIHVLPNIFSMAESDLILVLLSLVDMTLVGGLLVMVMFSGYENFVSQLDISENKEKLNWLGKMDATSLKNKVAASIVAISSIHLLRVFMDAKNVPDNKLMWYVIIHLTFVLSAFVMGYLDRLTRHNH, from the coding sequence ATGGAACGTTTTCTTGAAAATGCAATGTATGCTTCTCGCTGGCTGCTTGCCCCCGTGTACTTTGGCCTTTCGCTGGCGTTAGTTGCTCTGGCGCTGAAGTTCTTCCAGGAGATTATTCACGTACTGCCGAATATCTTCTCGATGGCGGAATCAGATTTGATCCTCGTGTTGCTGTCGCTGGTGGATATGACGCTGGTTGGCGGTTTGCTGGTGATGGTGATGTTTTCCGGTTATGAGAATTTCGTCTCGCAGCTGGATATCTCCGAGAACAAAGAGAAGCTGAACTGGCTGGGGAAAATGGACGCAACGTCGCTGAAAAACAAAGTAGCAGCGTCGATTGTGGCAATTTCTTCCATTCACTTACTGCGCGTCTTTATGGATGCGAAAAATGTCCCTGATAACAAACTGATGTGGTACGTCATTATCCATCTGACGTTTGTGCTCTCTGCATTTGTGATGGGCTATCTTGACCGACTGACTCGTCATAATCACTGA
- the yghB gene encoding DedA family general envelope maintenance protein YghB, with the protein MAVIQDIIAALWQHDFAALADPHIVSVVYFVMFATLFLENGLLPASFLPGDSLLILAGALIAQGVMDFLPTIAILTAAASLGCWLSYIQGRWLGNTKTVKGWLAQLPAKYHQRATCMFDRHGLLALLAGRFLAFVRTLLPTMAGISGLPNRRFQFFNWLSGLLWVSVVTSFGYALSMIPFVKRHEDQVMTFLMILPIALLTAGLLGTLFVVIKKKYCNA; encoded by the coding sequence ATGGCTGTTATTCAAGATATCATCGCTGCGCTCTGGCAACACGACTTTGCCGCGCTGGCGGATCCTCATATTGTTAGCGTTGTTTACTTTGTCATGTTTGCCACGCTGTTTTTAGAAAACGGCCTGCTGCCCGCCTCATTTTTGCCAGGCGACAGCTTGTTGATATTGGCTGGCGCATTGATTGCCCAGGGGGTTATGGATTTTCTGCCTACGATTGCGATTCTGACCGCCGCAGCAAGTCTGGGCTGCTGGTTAAGTTATATTCAGGGGCGCTGGTTAGGGAATACCAAAACGGTGAAAGGCTGGCTGGCACAGCTTCCCGCTAAATATCACCAGCGCGCCACCTGCATGTTTGACCGCCACGGTCTGCTGGCGCTGCTGGCTGGACGTTTTCTTGCATTTGTCCGTACGTTGCTGCCAACCATGGCGGGAATTTCCGGTCTGCCAAACCGCCGCTTCCAGTTTTTCAACTGGTTAAGCGGATTGCTGTGGGTCAGCGTGGTAACCAGTTTCGGCTATGCCTTAAGTATGATTCCGTTCGTTAAACGCCATGAAGATCAGGTAATGACGTTCCTGATGATCCTGCCAATTGCCTTGTTAACCGCTGGCTTGTTGGGCACGCTGTTTGTGGTGATTAAAAAAAAATACTGTAACGCCTGA
- the dkgA gene encoding 2,5-didehydrogluconate reductase DkgA — protein MANPTVIKLQDGNVMPQLGLGVWQASNEEVITAIQKALDVGYRSIDTAAAYKNEEGVGKALKNASVNREELFITTKLWNDDHKRPREALLDSLKKLQLDYVDLYLMHWPVPAIDHYVEAWKGMIELQKEGLIKSIGVCNFQIHHLQRLIDETGVTPVINQIELHPLMQQRQLHAWNATHKIQTESWSPLAQGGKGVFDQKVIRDLADKYGKTPAQIVIRWHLDNGLVVIPKSVTPSRIAENFDVWDFRLDKDELGEIAKLDQGKRLGPDPDQFGG, from the coding sequence ATGGCTAATCCAACCGTTATTAAGCTACAGGATGGCAATGTCATGCCCCAGTTGGGACTGGGCGTCTGGCAAGCAAGTAATGAGGAAGTAATCACCGCCATTCAAAAAGCGTTAGACGTGGGTTATCGCTCGATTGATACCGCCGCGGCCTATAAGAACGAAGAAGGTGTCGGCAAAGCCCTGAAAAATGCCTCAGTCAACAGAGAAGAACTGTTCATCACCACTAAACTGTGGAACGACGACCACAAGCGCCCCCGCGAAGCCCTGCTCGACAGCCTGAAAAAACTCCAGCTTGATTATGTCGACCTTTACTTAATGCACTGGCCCGTTCCTGCTATCGACCATTATGTCGAAGCATGGAAGGGCATGATCGAATTGCAAAAAGAGGGCTTAATCAAAAGCATCGGCGTGTGCAACTTCCAGATCCACCACCTGCAACGCCTGATTGATGAAACTGGCGTGACGCCGGTGATAAACCAGATTGAACTCCACCCGCTGATGCAGCAACGCCAGCTTCACGCCTGGAACGCGACACACAAAATCCAGACCGAATCCTGGAGCCCATTAGCGCAAGGAGGGAAAGGCGTTTTCGATCAGAAAGTCATTCGCGATCTGGCAGATAAATACGGCAAAACCCCGGCGCAGATTGTTATCCGCTGGCATCTGGATAACGGCCTGGTGGTGATCCCGAAATCGGTCACACCTTCACGTATTGCCGAAAACTTTGATGTCTGGGATTTCCGTCTCGACAAAGACGAGCTAGGTGAAATTGCCAAACTCGACCAGGGCAAACGCCTCGGCCCCGATCCCGACCAGTTCGGCGGCTAA
- the exbB gene encoding tol-pal system-associated acyl-CoA thioesterase, which translates to MGNNLMQTDLSVWGMYQHADIVVKCVMIGLILASVVTWAIFFSKSVEFFNQKRRLKREQQLLAQARSLNQANDIAADFGSKSLSLHLLNEAQDELELSEGSDDNEGIKERTSFRLERRVAAVGRQMGRGNGYLATIGAISPFVGLFGTVWGIMNSFIGIAQTQTTNLAVVAPGIAEALLATAIGLVAAIPAVVIYNVFARQIGGFKAMLGDVAAQVLLLQSRDLDLEASAAAHPVRVAQKLRAG; encoded by the coding sequence GTGGGTAATAATTTAATGCAGACGGATCTTTCCGTCTGGGGTATGTATCAGCACGCCGATATTGTCGTTAAGTGCGTGATGATTGGGCTTATTTTGGCCTCCGTAGTCACCTGGGCAATCTTCTTCAGTAAGAGCGTTGAGTTCTTCAATCAGAAGCGTCGCCTGAAACGCGAACAGCAACTGCTGGCCCAAGCGCGTTCCTTGAACCAGGCCAACGATATCGCCGCTGATTTTGGTAGCAAAAGCTTAAGCCTGCATTTGCTCAATGAAGCGCAGGATGAGCTGGAACTGTCAGAAGGCAGCGACGATAACGAAGGTATTAAAGAACGTACCAGCTTCCGTCTGGAGCGTCGGGTCGCCGCAGTAGGGCGTCAAATGGGCCGCGGTAACGGCTACCTTGCAACCATCGGCGCGATTTCGCCGTTTGTGGGCCTCTTTGGTACGGTCTGGGGCATCATGAACAGCTTTATCGGTATTGCGCAAACGCAGACCACTAATCTGGCTGTCGTTGCGCCGGGTATCGCAGAAGCTCTGTTAGCAACGGCAATCGGCCTCGTGGCAGCGATTCCGGCGGTCGTTATCTATAACGTATTTGCACGTCAGATTGGCGGCTTTAAAGCGATGCTGGGTGATGTCGCAGCGCAGGTATTATTGCTGCAAAGTCGTGACCTGGATCTGGAAGCCAGCGCCGCTGCGCATCCGGTTCGTGTCGCCCAAAAATTACGCGCAGGATAA
- the yqhC gene encoding DNA-binding transcriptional regulator YqhC has protein sequence MKREEICRLLAGKVNKLKNKENSLSELLPDVRLLYGETPFARTPVMYEPGIIILFSGHKIGYINERVFRYDANEYLLLTVPLPFECETYATSEVPLAGVRLNVDVLQLQELLMDIGEDEHFRPSMAASGINSATLSEEILCAAERLLDVMERPLDARILGKQIIREILYYVLTGPCGGALLALVSRQTHFSLISRVLKRIENKYTENLSVEQLAAEANMSVSAFHHNFKSVTSTSPLQYLKNYRLHKARMMIIHDGMKASAAAMRVGYESASQFSREFKRYFGVTPGEDAARMRAMQGN, from the coding sequence ATGAAACGTGAAGAGATTTGCCGCTTGCTGGCGGGTAAAGTTAATAAACTGAAAAATAAAGAAAATAGTTTGTCAGAGCTATTGCCCGATGTGCGTTTGTTGTATGGCGAGACGCCTTTCGCACGTACGCCGGTGATGTACGAGCCCGGCATCATAATTCTCTTTTCTGGGCATAAAATCGGTTATATCAATGAACGCGTGTTTCGTTATGATGCCAATGAATATCTGCTGCTGACGGTGCCGTTGCCGTTTGAGTGCGAAACTTATGCAACGTCAGAGGTACCGCTGGCAGGGGTGCGTCTCAATGTCGATGTTTTGCAGTTACAAGAGCTGTTGATGGACATTGGCGAAGATGAGCATTTTCGGCCGTCGATGGCAGCCAGCGGGATTAACTCTGCCACGTTATCAGAAGAGATTTTATGTGCGGCGGAGCGGTTACTCGATGTGATGGAGCGACCGCTGGATGCGCGTATTCTCGGCAAACAGATCATCCGCGAAATTCTGTACTACGTGCTGACCGGACCTTGCGGCGGCGCGTTACTGGCGCTGGTCAGTCGCCAGACTCACTTCAGCCTGATTAGCCGCGTGCTGAAACGAATTGAGAATAAATACACCGAAAACCTGAGCGTCGAGCAACTGGCGGCAGAAGCCAACATGAGCGTATCGGCGTTCCACCATAATTTTAAGTCTGTCACTAGCACCTCACCGTTGCAGTATTTGAAGAATTACCGTCTGCATAAGGCGCGGATGATGATCATCCACGACGGCATGAAGGCCAGCGCGGCGGCGATGCGCGTCGGCTATGAAAGCGCATCGCAATTTAGCCGTGAGTTTAAACGTTACTTCGGTGTGACGCCGGGGGAAGATGCGGCAAGAATGCGGGCGATGCAGGGGAATTAA
- the yghW gene encoding DUF2623 family protein YghW, with product MNNHFGKGLMAGLKATHADSAVNVTKYCADYKRGFVLGYSHRMYEKTGDRQLSAWEAGILTRRYGLDKEMVMDFFRENNSCSTLRFFMAGYRLEN from the coding sequence ATGAATAACCATTTTGGTAAAGGCTTAATGGCGGGATTAAAAGCAACGCATGCCGACAGTGCGGTTAATGTGACAAAATACTGTGCCGATTATAAACGCGGTTTTGTATTAGGCTACTCACACCGGATGTACGAAAAGACCGGAGATCGCCAGCTTAGCGCCTGGGAAGCGGGGATTCTGACGCGCCGCTATGGACTGGATAAAGAGATGGTAATGGATTTCTTTCGTGAGAATAATTCCTGTTCTACGTTGCGCTTTTTTATGGCCGGTTATCGCCTCGAAAATTGA
- the metC gene encoding cystathionine beta-lyase: MADKKLDTQLVNAGRSKKYTLGAVNSVIQRASSLVFDSVEAKKHATRNRANGELFYGRRGTLTHFSLQEAMCELEGGAGCVLFPCGAAAVANSILAFVEQGDHVLMTNTAYEPSQDFCSKILSKLGVTTSWFDPLIGANIVKHVQPNTKIVFLESPGSITMEVHDVPAIVAAVRSVVPDAIIMIDNTWAAGVLFKALDFGIDVSIQAATKYLVGHSDAMIGTAVCNARCWEQLRENAYLMGQMVDADTAYITSRGLRTLGVRLRQHHESSLKVAEWLAEHPQVARVNHPALPGSKGHEFWQRDFTGSSGLFSFVLKKKLNDEELANYLDNFSLFSMAYSWGGYESLILANQPEHIAAIRPQGEIDFSGTLIRLHIGLEDVDDLIADLDAGFARIV; the protein is encoded by the coding sequence ATGGCGGACAAAAAGCTTGATACTCAACTGGTGAATGCAGGACGCAGCAAAAAATATACCCTCGGCGCAGTAAATAGCGTGATTCAGCGCGCTTCTTCGCTGGTCTTTGACAGTGTGGAAGCCAAAAAACACGCGACGCGCAATCGCGCCAATGGCGAGTTGTTCTATGGACGGCGCGGAACGTTAACCCATTTCTCCTTACAAGAAGCGATGTGTGAACTGGAAGGTGGCGCAGGCTGCGTGCTGTTCCCCTGCGGAGCAGCAGCGGTTGCTAATTCCATTCTTGCTTTTGTCGAACAGGGCGATCATGTGTTGATGACCAACACCGCCTATGAACCGAGTCAGGATTTCTGTAGCAAAATCCTCAGCAAACTGGGCGTAACGACATCGTGGTTTGATCCGCTGATTGGCGCGAATATTGTTAAACATGTGCAGCCAAACACTAAAATTGTATTTCTGGAATCGCCGGGCTCCATCACCATGGAAGTCCACGACGTTCCGGCGATTGTTGCCGCCGTGCGCAGTGTAGTGCCAGATGCCATCATTATGATCGATAACACCTGGGCGGCCGGCGTGCTGTTTAAGGCGCTGGATTTTGGCATTGATGTTTCCATTCAGGCCGCTACCAAATATCTGGTTGGGCATTCAGATGCGATGATTGGTACTGCCGTATGCAATGCCCGTTGCTGGGAGCAGCTACGGGAGAATGCCTATCTGATGGGGCAGATGGTCGATGCCGATACCGCCTATATAACCAGTCGTGGCCTGCGCACTTTGGGTGTTCGCCTGCGTCAACATCACGAAAGTAGCCTGAAAGTAGCTGAATGGCTGGCGGAACATCCGCAAGTAGCGCGAGTTAACCACCCTGCTCTGCCTGGCAGTAAAGGTCACGAATTCTGGCAACGAGACTTTACAGGTAGCAGCGGGCTATTTTCCTTTGTGCTTAAGAAAAAACTCAATGATGAAGAGCTGGCGAACTATCTGGATAACTTCAGTTTATTCAGCATGGCCTACTCGTGGGGCGGGTATGAATCGTTGATCCTGGCAAATCAACCAGAACATATCGCCGCCATTCGCCCGCAAGGCGAGATCGATTTTAGCGGGACCTTGATTCGCCTGCATATTGGTCTGGAAGATGTCGATGATTTGATTGCCGATCTGGACGCCGGTTTTGCGCGAATTGTATAA
- the gpr gene encoding L-glyceraldehyde 3-phosphate reductase, with product MVWLANPERYGQMQYRYCGKSGLHLPALSLGLWHNFGHVNALESQRAILRKAFDLGITHFDLANNYGPPPGSAEENFGRLLREDFAAYRDELIISTKAGYDMWPGPYGSGGSRKYLLASLDQSLKRMGLEYVDIFYSHRVDENTPMEETASALAHAVQSGKALYVGISSYSPERTQKMVELLREWKIPLLIHQPSYNLLNRWVDKSGLLDTLQHNGVGCIAFTPLAQGLLTGKYLNGIPQDSRMHREGNKVRGLTPKMLTEANLNSLRLLNEMAQQRGQSMAQMALSWLLKDERVTSVLIGASRAEQLEENVQALNNLTFSTEELAQIDQHIADGELNLWQASSDK from the coding sequence ATGGTCTGGTTAGCGAATCCCGAACGTTACGGGCAGATGCAATACCGCTATTGCGGAAAAAGCGGTTTACACCTGCCCGCGTTATCGCTCGGTTTATGGCACAATTTCGGTCACGTTAACGCACTGGAATCACAGCGTGCGATCCTGCGCAAAGCGTTTGATTTGGGCATTACGCACTTTGATTTAGCCAACAATTACGGGCCGCCTCCAGGAAGCGCAGAAGAGAACTTTGGTCGCCTGCTGCGGGAGGATTTTGCCGCTTATCGCGATGAACTGATTATCTCTACCAAAGCTGGCTACGATATGTGGCCCGGCCCGTACGGCTCTGGCGGCTCACGTAAATACCTGCTCGCCAGCCTCGACCAAAGCCTGAAGCGTATGGGGCTGGAGTATGTCGATATCTTTTACTCTCATCGCGTCGATGAAAATACGCCGATGGAAGAAACCGCCTCTGCGCTGGCTCATGCGGTACAAAGCGGTAAAGCGCTTTATGTCGGGATCTCCTCTTACTCGCCAGAGCGGACGCAAAAAATGGTCGAGTTGCTGCGCGAGTGGAAAATTCCGCTGTTAATTCATCAACCTTCGTACAATTTACTGAACCGCTGGGTGGATAAAAGCGGCCTGCTGGATACCCTGCAACATAACGGCGTGGGCTGCATTGCCTTTACTCCTCTGGCTCAGGGATTGCTGACCGGAAAATATCTCAACGGTATTCCGCAAGATTCACGGATGCATCGTGAAGGGAATAAAGTTCGTGGTCTGACGCCGAAAATGCTCACCGAAGCCAACCTCAACAGCCTGCGGTTATTGAATGAAATGGCACAGCAGCGTGGACAATCAATGGCACAAATGGCGTTAAGCTGGTTGCTGAAAGATGAGCGAGTGACGTCGGTATTGATTGGTGCCAGCCGCGCGGAGCAACTGGAAGAGAACGTCCAGGCGCTGAATAATCTGACATTTAGCACCGAGGAGCTGGCGCAGATTGATCAGCATATCGCCGATGGCGAGCTGAATCTGTGGCAGGCGTCTTCCGATAAATGA
- the yqhD gene encoding alcohol dehydrogenase — MNNFNLHTPTRILFGKGAIAGLREQIPHDARVLITYGGGSVKKTGVLDQVLDALKGMDVLEFGGIEPNPAYETLMNAVKLVREQKVTFLLAVGGGSVLDGTKFIAAAANYPENIDPWHILQTGGKEIKSAIPMGCVLTLPATGSESNAGAVISRKTTGDKQAFHSAHVQPVFAVLDPVYTYTLPPRQVANGVVDAFVHTVEQYVTKPVDAKIQDRFAEGILLTLIEDGPKALKEPENYDVRANVMWAATQALNGLIGAGVPQDWATHMLGHELTAMHGLDHAQTLAIVLPALWNEKRDTKRAKLLQYAERVWNITEGSDDERIDAAIAATRNFFEQLGVPTHLSDYGLDGSSIPALLKKLEEHGMTQLGENHDITLDVSRRIYEAAR; from the coding sequence ATGAACAACTTTAATCTGCACACCCCAACCCGCATTCTTTTTGGTAAAGGCGCAATCGCTGGTTTACGCGAACAAATTCCTCACGATGCTCGCGTATTGATTACCTACGGCGGCGGCAGCGTGAAAAAAACCGGCGTTCTCGATCAAGTTCTGGATGCCCTGAAAGGCATGGACGTGCTGGAATTTGGCGGTATTGAGCCAAACCCGGCTTATGAAACGCTGATGAATGCCGTGAAACTGGTTCGCGAACAAAAAGTGACTTTCCTGCTGGCGGTTGGCGGCGGTTCTGTACTGGACGGCACCAAATTTATCGCCGCAGCGGCTAATTATCCGGAAAATATCGATCCGTGGCACATTCTACAAACGGGCGGTAAAGAGATTAAAAGCGCCATCCCGATGGGCTGTGTGCTGACGCTGCCAGCAACCGGTTCAGAATCCAACGCAGGTGCGGTCATCTCCCGTAAAACTACAGGCGACAAGCAGGCGTTCCATTCTGCCCATGTTCAGCCGGTATTTGCCGTGCTCGATCCGGTTTATACCTACACTCTGCCGCCGCGTCAGGTGGCTAACGGTGTAGTGGATGCCTTTGTGCACACCGTGGAACAGTATGTTACCAAACCGGTTGATGCCAAAATTCAGGACCGTTTCGCAGAAGGCATTTTGCTGACGCTGATCGAAGATGGTCCGAAAGCCCTGAAAGAGCCAGAAAACTACGATGTACGCGCCAACGTTATGTGGGCGGCGACTCAGGCGCTGAACGGTTTAATTGGCGCAGGTGTACCCCAGGATTGGGCAACGCATATGCTGGGCCACGAACTGACTGCGATGCACGGTCTGGATCACGCGCAAACGCTGGCTATCGTCCTGCCTGCACTGTGGAATGAAAAACGCGACACTAAACGCGCTAAGCTGCTGCAATATGCTGAACGCGTCTGGAACATCACAGAAGGTTCTGACGATGAGCGTATTGACGCCGCGATTGCCGCAACCCGCAATTTCTTTGAGCAATTAGGCGTGCCGACCCACCTCTCCGACTACGGTCTGGACGGCAGCTCCATCCCGGCTTTGTTGAAAAAACTGGAAGAGCACGGTATGACCCAACTGGGCGAAAATCATGACATTACGCTGGATGTCAGCCGCCGCATATACGAAGCCGCCCGCTAA
- the exbD gene encoding TonB system transport protein ExbD, which translates to MAMHLNENLDDNGEMHDINVTPFIDVMLVLLIIFMVAAPLATVDVKVNLPASTSTPQPRPEKPVYLSVKADNSMFIGNDPVTDETMITALNALTEGKKDTTIFFRADKTVDYETLMKVMDTLHQAGYLKIGLVGEETAKAK; encoded by the coding sequence ATGGCAATGCATCTTAACGAAAACCTCGACGATAACGGCGAAATGCATGATATCAACGTGACGCCGTTTATCGACGTGATGTTGGTTCTGCTGATTATCTTTATGGTGGCGGCACCGTTAGCGACGGTAGATGTGAAGGTGAACTTGCCTGCTTCTACCAGCACGCCGCAGCCGCGCCCGGAAAAACCGGTTTATCTGTCGGTGAAGGCGGACAACTCGATGTTTATCGGTAACGATCCGGTCACCGATGAAACAATGATTACGGCGTTGAATGCGTTAACCGAAGGCAAGAAAGACACCACCATCTTTTTCCGTGCGGATAAAACCGTCGATTACGAGACGTTGATGAAGGTAATGGACACGCTGCATCAGGCGGGTTACCTGAAGATAGGTCTGGTTGGCGAAGAAACTGCCAAAGCGAAATAA
- the yqhG gene encoding YbjP/YqhG family protein: protein MKIILLFLAALASFTVHAQPPSQTVEQTVRQIYQNYKSDASTPYFGETGERAITSARIQQALTLNDNLTLPGNIGWLDYDPVCDCQDFGDLVLESVAITQPDADHADAVVRFRIFKDDKEKTTQTLKMVAENGRWVIDDIVSNHGSVLQAVNSENEKTLAAIASLQKEQPEAFVAELFEHIADYSWPWTWVVSDSYRQAVNAFYKTTFKTANNPDEDMQIERQFIYDNPICFGEESLFSRVDEIRVLEKTADSARIHVRFTLTNGNNEEQELVLQRREGKWEIADFIRPNSGSLLKQIEAKTAVRLKQ, encoded by the coding sequence ATGAAAATAATACTTCTGTTTTTAGCAGCCCTGGCAAGTTTTACCGTACACGCGCAGCCTCCTTCACAGACCGTAGAACAAACAGTCCGGCAGATTTATCAGAACTATAAATCAGATGCCAGTACGCCTTATTTTGGTGAAACCGGAGAGCGAGCGATAACTTCTGCGCGTATTCAACAGGCGCTTACCCTGAACGACAATCTTACGCTGCCGGGCAATATTGGCTGGCTGGATTATGATCCGGTTTGTGATTGTCAGGATTTTGGCGATCTGGTGTTAGAAAGCGTAGCGATAACCCAACCTGACGCCGATCATGCCGATGCCGTTGTGCGCTTTCGTATCTTTAAAGACGATAAAGAAAAGACCACGCAGACACTGAAAATGGTGGCGGAAAATGGTCGTTGGGTCATTGACGATATTGTCAGCAATCATGGCAGCGTCTTACAAGCAGTTAATAGCGAGAATGAAAAAACGCTGGCCGCTATAGCTTCGTTGCAAAAAGAACAGCCGGAAGCCTTTGTTGCCGAACTCTTTGAACATATTGCTGATTATAGCTGGCCGTGGACGTGGGTGGTTTCCGACTCTTACCGCCAGGCGGTCAATGCCTTCTATAAAACCACCTTCAAGACTGCCAACAATCCCGATGAAGATATGCAAATAGAACGACAATTTATTTACGACAATCCGATCTGTTTTGGCGAAGAGTCGCTATTTTCACGCGTTGATGAAATCCGTGTCCTGGAGAAAACCGCCGATTCCGCCCGCATTCATGTTCGTTTTACGCTGACCAATGGCAACAACGAAGAGCAAGAACTGGTTTTACAGCGGCGCGAAGGTAAGTGGGAAATCGCTGATTTTATCCGCCCGAACAGCGGCAGCCTACTTAAGCAAATTGAGGCAAAAACCGCCGTCAGATTAAAGCAATGA
- the yghA gene encoding NADP(+)-dependent aldehyde reductase produces MSHLKDPTTQHYTGEYPKQKQPTPGIQAKMTPVPDCGEKTYVGSGRLKDRKALVTGGDSGIGRAAAIAYAREGADVAISYLPVEEQDAQDVKKIIEECGRKAVLLPGDLSDEKFARSLVHDAHKALGGLDIMALVAGKQVAIPDIADLTSEQFQKTFAINVFALFWLTQEAIPLLPKGASIITTSSIQAYQPSPHLLDYAATKAAILNYSRGLAKQVAEKGIRVNIVAPGPIWTALQISGGQTQDKIPQFGQKTPMKRAGQPAELAPVYVYLASQESSYVTAEVHGVCGGEHLG; encoded by the coding sequence ATGTCTCATTTAAAAGACCCGACCACGCAGCATTACACTGGTGAATATCCCAAACAGAAACAACCGACGCCAGGCATCCAGGCGAAAATGACACCGGTGCCAGATTGCGGCGAGAAAACCTATGTTGGTAGCGGTCGCCTGAAAGATCGTAAAGCACTGGTGACAGGGGGCGATTCCGGAATCGGTCGCGCTGCCGCCATTGCTTACGCGCGTGAAGGGGCTGACGTGGCGATCAGTTATCTTCCCGTAGAAGAACAAGACGCTCAGGATGTGAAAAAGATCATTGAAGAATGCGGACGCAAAGCCGTCCTGCTGCCGGGCGATTTAAGCGATGAGAAGTTTGCCCGTTCGCTGGTTCACGACGCGCACAAGGCGTTAGGCGGGCTGGATATTATGGCGCTGGTCGCCGGGAAACAGGTCGCCATTCCTGATATTGCAGACCTCACCAGCGAACAGTTTCAAAAGACCTTTGCCATTAACGTTTTCGCACTGTTCTGGCTCACCCAGGAAGCGATCCCCCTGCTACCGAAAGGTGCCAGTATCATCACCACTTCGTCAATCCAGGCATACCAGCCAAGCCCGCATTTACTGGACTATGCGGCTACGAAGGCGGCGATTCTGAACTACAGCCGAGGCCTGGCAAAACAGGTCGCGGAGAAAGGTATTCGGGTGAATATTGTTGCGCCAGGCCCGATCTGGACAGCACTGCAAATTTCCGGCGGACAGACGCAGGATAAGATCCCGCAGTTTGGTCAGAAAACACCAATGAAACGTGCAGGGCAACCGGCGGAGCTGGCCCCAGTATATGTTTATCTGGCAAGTCAGGAGTCGAGCTATGTCACCGCAGAAGTGCACGGCGTGTGCGGCGGCGAGCATTTAGGCTAA